Genomic segment of Harmonia axyridis chromosome 6, icHarAxyr1.1, whole genome shotgun sequence:
tgtggcttccttcctaactaactaacgcatgaatatttcgagaactaatgcataaaatgaaaaaacaattactgtgctgaaatcagtataaaaatacctttcaaacgaggtatcactcaccccatcttccctattcaaaatttgggggtgagggttgtagtagcaagggttgaagcgttatgcgtccgtaacctacatcttaagttgtccccctcgaaacagaaatcgacctgtccgagcatttctatcgaaaaactttatttcgtctgtaatctcgtctgtttcgttttcaaatggccaccctgtatatccagaCTCTCACACAATACCTAATTTCTCCTCACAGTTCCCCAGTGGAATGCCTTCCAGAAATCCGTTTAGAAGTGAACGTGAGTTGGATCTTGATGAAATGCACACCATAGAGGTTTTCCACAAGACAGGAGATCGACTATCAGATTTACATCCTCGAAGTTACGGTCCTTAATAATTAGTTCGAGAAATAACCGGGATGAAAACCACTCTGAATGTGGTGTCTCCCAGACTTTAATCTTGGAATAGAGTCAGGAGTAAGTTTGACGAATGTTCGTCTAACTTCCTGAATTATAAAAGTTATGTGACTTGATTTTCTTCGAGTCTGGAGAAACCTAGAGCAGGAAAACATTCAAATAATAATCATCAATACCAGCAAATTGGTTCTGTGGCCACAGCTTTACAACCCAATCGATTATGTGCATCTCATTGTAGCTCTACCCTTTATTTTCCCTCGTGGAGAAACCCTTACACACACTACCTCATAATAAATCATCTCTGATAACATTGGTGTTGTAGGTGCTCAGCTATTTACCCATATATAAAACCCTCTTCAGTACGAACAAGCTGGTTTTTAGGGGTAAACCTGCTTAATACTGAAATTATAATTCCTGAGAGGTGAAATGGCCCTAATATATTCGCGTTTACACTGGCTCCTCAAGGTCTAACTACACAGAGGTGTATTAAATATGGTTTTCAGTCTGTCTGGAGTTTTTCATGTTTGTCTGAGTTGATCTTTCACCATCTTAGTCTTATTATCTGTGAGGAATTCAATGAGTTGCAATTTTATAAGGGATAATGAAAGGGACAGAAGATGGAGATAGATCACTGCTGAACCTTGTTAGTTCAGATAAAAACTCGAACCGGATGATAAGATTGGGAGGAACTGAAGTTTTATCTTCGAATCGACCTCAAAGAATCATTAATTAATTGTGTTAAGGTTTGGAAAATCTAGGTCAATTGCAAACATCGAAGATCAACGCGTTcttgttgttgaaaaaaaaatgttaagatCATGATAAAAGCCTAAAGCAGAGCATTTTAGAAGGGGACGCCAATATGTCGCACTATGTATGTAGTAGAGTCGTATATTGCAATATTCATAGAATTCACTTGTATATACTCTAAATTTACATGGACCTTTCCTAGGTTGACTAGATAAACCCGAATCGACAAACATCTTAGACATACTTCCTTGAACATCTGACAACAACGACAGGGCGTCTGCCAGTTGACAAAAACACATTTATCAGCAGTTTCGTTCATTCAAAGCCCCATCGCTCTTTATTCTTATGTGAGTTAGTGTCCCATTCAATTTTGAGTGGATCGATAAAAAACGAACAAAGCGACATCCGAGAAAATACTTCTTGTATATCTCTTACGCGGAACATTCTGgccatttttcaaaagaaaacctTACATAAGATGGCGATTATTCCATTGGAGTTGTGTAGTTACACTTGCGAGGTtttcttttcattgaaataaatttatgagTTCGAAAAGGAAATCGAAGAAAAAGGAACCCAGACTTATTGGAGCTCGGCTATACGAAGGTTCGTGAATAATGTAATCggtatttatgaaaaaaatacaatatatcGATCAACACGAGAAGCATTCAGGCTGATTGAATAGCAAGTATAGCTGAAGCAGCGTTGGGAAGCGTTTTGCAAACTCTTTAAAATTGATGCATATgattttctgtaattttccaaGAAACTCCTCACTATTCCGGACTAAACAATATTTTGCTTTGCTATTTCTAGTTCTCTTGTACATTCTACCCCATTTCTAGCGCCCATAAACAGTTAAACAACCTACATTTTCTTTTCCAGATGAACACCTCAGCAAACCATGGGTCCAAACCGATGTGACATCCCAGAGATTTCATCAACCTAATTCACAGCATCTGCTAGTCATGAATACCAGTCTAAGCGAGTCCTCAGCTCATCTGGTGGTAACAACACCTTTTCCAAACGTATCAAAGAACGGCAGTGACATAGTAGTGTCGGAAACTATTGACTCTATTCCTCTCGGTGACAGACCAGAGACTTACTTTGTGCCTATTCTGTTTTTCGTTATTTTCGTTGTTGGTACCCTTGGAAATGGCACACTCGTGTGGATTTTCATGAAGCACAGAACCATGAGGAATGTACCAAACACGTAAGTGATACCTTCTAGCTACAATTGAACTACAATTGAACTACCTGATCATCCGAACTACCGATTCTAAGGCTTTATTGATCTTTTCCAGATATATCCTGTCACTAGCCATAGCAGATCTTCTTGTGATAATAAGCAGTGTTCCTTTTACTGCTGTTATCTACATAGTGGACCATTGGCCCTGGGGAGAAATGATGTGCAGAATATCGGAAACAGCGAAAGATATTTCGGTTGCAGTTTCTATTTTTACCCTGACAGCACTCTCTGGTGACAGGTTCTTTGCCATTGTTGATCCACTCAAGAAGTTCCATACCAGTGGTGAGTTGGAGCATCTTGAATATAATAACTGGTAAAAGTAGACATATTCGTTGAATTGGGTGCCTGAACGTCAGAGTGACAGCTgtcaatttcataatttttagtATAGTTAACCtgctttcttcttctttttcaagatTGGCCTTCCAAGAAATTGGTTTCCATCTTTGAATTCGTCTGGCTTATTTCATTTGACCAATCTATAAGCATTTTACGAGTATTATACTCCAATTTGAATGATTTACTTTCGGACATTATAAATCACAAGTCAATTCATTAACCAGGTCGAGTTCAAAGAGTTCTGGAAATAATGTAATGAAATATAGTTTCTGTAGCATCTGGTTACGAAAATAACTGCTTCAAAACTGGACATGATACACTGGTACACTGTATGATGAAATGTTGCTCTGAAGTTTGAGAAACTGATATCATCAATCACAAACTGGTCATTCTAGACGAAAGGAGATACTCAAAACTTTTCGTGTTGTTGGATGGACAGTCAATATTCTCCAGAGAAATCTCATAGTCGAGGCTTTCACCAGAAAGGACGGTCTTGACCTctccaaaaagtttcaaacTAACTTGGGAATTGACTGAACATTGAGAGTTCCTTATCCTaaatcaattattgaaatattgccTTTTCCATAAAGTTAGGGAAGCAATTAATAATGTCCCTTTTTCccataaatatttcataaagaACAAAACAAATCGAATAAACAGACAttatttgcatacaaaattcCCAACATAAACCTCTAGGCATTAAATCCTATTTATTGGAGTGATTTATACGATTCAACGAGTTCCCAACGAATTcacaatttgatttcacgaatttatCTGGACAATTTTTGACAGTTACGTGATACTAAGCCATTAGCACAATGAAATCATTCGTAATATCgtcaattattaaaaaattatgattCCAACACATTATATTACCAGTAGGAGTTCCAATTAAGATCGTTATCAGTTTTAATAAACGGTTGGTTTAGCCTTTAATAGCACTCTTGAAAATTGAGACTCGATAATGAGGGTGGGAGTTTCGTGTGAAACGTTTTCAGACTAGGGATAAAATTTGAACCCTATAATTAGGGTAAACATAACTGTCGTACCccgtttcaaatgaaaaataattcattattttccataggagcaattaaaaaaaaattgaattgatattcGCCGTTAGTGTTTACTCTACGAGTagaattatgaaatattttttaaagtAGTGTTTGcatcgaaaaaaataataataatgcattcCTGAATACAGTAAATCTATTCAGGTATATGATGAACTTGATTCTGAATAAAATGAATGCATTTTCTAGTAAAATGAATATGTCATTATGATTATGAATTAAATCAGGTTTTTATTTCTTCTGGAAATTCAAACCTTACAGCCTGAAATCCAAACCAGATATTTATTGCATCCTCTGAATTTGAGAAAATGCTGCTATAACTTGATCCCAAATAAAATGAATGCATTTCTTgatataattaatatttcattatgattttgaattggatcatgctttattttcatttcttcaggaAATTCAAATCTTTCAGCATGAAATTCAAACAAGATTTTTGTTATATCCTGTGAATAAAACGAAAGCATTTCTtgatataatgaatatttcattataattttgaattaaatcatgcttcattttcatttctccaagaaattcaaatatatcagaatgaaattcaaacaagatttttgttatttcctgtaAATAAAATGAATGCATTTCTtgatataatgaatatttcattttgatttcgaattaaatcatgttttattttcttttctttaggAAATTCAAATCTCACAGCGTGAAATTCAAATAGGATTCTTGTTATATCCTGAAAATTTGGAAAGTAGCTGCTCTGCTGAGACTTTGAGTCTCCCGAATCTCTCTCAAGAAAACTCCCATAAATCCTCCAATCCATTTCTTTAAATCACACACTCCCCATTCAATTATTTTAAACGAAACCCCTATCAGCGTAGTCATTCGTTATTCAGACTATTCGTTTAAATTATTCCGAGTCTCTTTTCGCCAGTTTTCCAGGCCGTTTTGGTCCAGCAAAAATCCTGCGAGGAAGATACCCTTGGGCCATAACTTATTATTCATCTTGAACTGCGCAATTAAAACTTTGGGCCTCGAGCTGGCCATGTCTTTATTGGGGCGATAATATCATGTTTTTTCTCACGGGTGTTTTTTGCCTGATGTCGAGGATTTGTGGAATTAAAATTAACGGCGGTTTTTTCAATTGTCGGCTCTTCGAGCCCTCTGTTTTTCGTTTATTCGTTCGGGGTAAAGCTGATGAGGGTCTTCACGAgacctcgaaaaaaatttgttggcataagtgtcacttatgtgaatCGTTTGACAAATTGATAAAAAGTCCTCAAACTGGCGAAATTATGGATCCATTTGAATGATCAAATCCTTGAGGGCCACTTACATCTcctatatatcgaaaaaaataacattctcaTCACATCACATCCCAGTAGCGAGCATTTTCTTCTCCAATCTTTCTTTGACAAGACCATTTCCTTAAGTCTTCACCCTGACATCGTTATATTCACGTTAATTAAACGGCAAAATTTTTATGACATGCAAGACAGGATCTGAAACGTCTTTTGCCTTCATGAATGCGGTTAACGGTTCGTTCTGAAAAGGATTCCCCAAGAAATAGAGATGTCCCCAACTTTGCCACTGAATTTAATCAACAACCCGAGTCTCTTCAACTCTTTTTGCTAGGGAACCATAAAGACTGGGTTTGTTGAGAAGAATCGTCGTTGCTTTCATCAAATAACTAAACGAAAGTAAATATTCAGAAGGCACTTTGATTCTGTATAAAACCTACTTAATTAAATTTGAGCTGTTACTTACTCCCCAATTCTTTGGAAACTTTTTCATCGATTCAATTAATCGTGATTCACTAATGAAGAGGAGTATTCATTATattaatgaattcattcattattcaGATCAATGCCAttcattatgaaaatgaatgcattcattatttcaatgaatacaTGCATTATTTCAAGGAAtacattcattatttcaatgaatgcaatcaatatttcattaaatgcAGCCATTATtcaattaatgcattcattttaTCAATTGAAGCATTCATTTTATTCATGACTATGTTTTTATTCTCAGAAATGCGTTCATTTTAGCTTTTATTACgaaaagtacccaatttttgtCCCAAAACCTTCAGAAATCATATATTCAGACAATTCTTCCTTTTATAGGTGGTGGTAGAAAAGCAACAAGAATCACCCTCTGCATAGCAGTCTCAATATGGGGCCTGGCTGTTCTTTGCGCCACACCAGCAGCTATAGGGTCGCACATAAAAGACATTTATGACGAAGACTTAAACATCAACTTCTCGGTATGTTACCCTTTCCCTGAACACTGGTTGGATGGTAATTACCCTAGAACTGTGGTTTTGGGGAAGTTTTTGGTTCTCTACGTCATTCCCTTAGCTATTATAGCTATATTTTACATGAACATGGCTAACCATCTCATTATAAGCACTAGGAATGTACCAGGGGAGGCACAAGGTACCCAAAGACAGGTAAGATTTTTCAAATCTCTTTTCCTGTCTAGCAAATTTACCATTACACTCAAAAATTCTTTTTCCTTACAGATAAAAGCAAGAAAGAAGGTGGCCATCACAGTTCTCATTTTCGTGGTGGCTTTCGCTATATGCTTTCTGCCTTTCCATATGTATCTGCTATTCTTCTACTTCTATCCAAACTTCAATGAAGTCTACAACGCCTTCTGGAACTATTTCAGAATCGTGGCTTTCTGTCTCTTTTATCTCCACTCTTGCTCCAATCCTGTTGCTCTGTACTGGGTCAGTGGAGCTTTCAGAAAACACTTCAACAGGTGAGTTGCAAAAGAAATTATATGAGGATAAAAATATGAGGAGAATGATAATATATTACACATTACttttaataaaacaaaattggtTTGATGGTGgatattaattttaaaactgcagattcgatcgaGCTCATTCATTACTTCTCGTATtacacccttggagaccatatGTATATCTTTGCGTTCAAAAGATCCGTActtcttttcaatattctagGATCTCATTGAATTCAGGGAGATAGCCGTCGCACACACTGTAATACAAATTTCAGGCAAAGTGCTGAACTGGTCAATCAATATTATGCATTAAAATAGAGAGCATCGAGCATTTTCCGTAGAAGCCTTGTTTTCTAAAGGTTGTTGTTTTCCCGTTGGGCCTTGTTCTGTGTGGAAATCAGCTGCTATATTGGTAACTACTTCCAGAGCTACGTAGTGTGTTATACAATTTCCTTAGTGAGAATTGTTGATTGCTGTACCCTGTGCTTTTCCTGTGGGATTGAATGGAAAGTTAGATTTTCCTCGCGTTTCAGAAAACCAGAGAACCtactcaagaaaataaaattattccacTCCACAGCGTGTTCCCCAGCAATTTCTAGTTACTTTGATGCTTTTGTTTGACTTTGGAATAATTGATTTCTTCGAGAGGGAGCGTATCAATTCTTGATTAGTCGAGTCTGGGTTAGGTTTTATTTTACTCTAGAGACGCAAACATGAAGTGACTTCGAGATTTGTTCATTTGGTTTATGGTAAGGAGTCGGAAAGACAGTTTTTAGTTGTTTGCGTGAATTTCTAACATAAATAATCGTTATTCAAAGTAACTGTTACATTCTGGAATACCTGTTATGGAAATAACTGATAAACTCTTGAATAACTGTTATTCCAAAACGTTATGTATCTGAGAAGAGAAATTacaatttgttttcaaatttgattaggCATTTTCGATTATTGCATCCTTCTTTTAGGGAAGACTCGTTAACATTGTTTGACCTTTTGATGTTAATCAAACATTTTTCAGTATAGTTCGTGATATCATTGTCTTCGCGTTGAAATTTTCATCCTACAGTGCAATAACCGAAGTAATTTTTCGATAATTACATCCCTGTCATGAGAAATTCCATTTGATGCAAACAattcacataagtgacacttatggatTCCTTCATCAAATGAATAACTCCCTTCGCTCACGTCTCCAACTTCTTCCTCCAATTTCCTCCTTCAATTTGGGCGCGCCATCCATCCTCCAAGCTACGGCAGCATCTGATACAAACACCCTGTTAATTGCAATAGGATATCATCTTCGACGAACGTGAGAATATTGTCGGCACGCTTGAGTCCCAGTTCTCCAACCGCCAGATGGAATAAATTGGCTACACTCGATCTGGAAATCTCCAGAGATTATTCCCAAGATCGGTTATGAATTATGCAGAAGGCTAGGGAAAGGATAGTTGAACGTGACACTTGGAAATTTTTTAACTATTCAAAACTGAGAAGGCTTGATGGGTTTACGTGGACACGTAGTGGGTGGTGAcctttatttacatattttcgagTCTAAAAATCCCCAAAATCGAGGAGGTCTTAAGAAATTGTGGAATATAGATATTTGAAAGACTTAAATCGGTATAGAAACCTGTAGAGAACTTTTAGATTTAAAGAGCAGGTGGAGCTAGCTGGAGAAGATCACTCAGAGCTCAATGTTTATTTGCTTCAATAGGATATAAATCTGGCGATGGAAAAGTCTTTGCTGTATAAACTGAGGATACAAATCAGCAATTTCAAAACCAgttgaaattgatttttccaaatttatcAGTCTAGGAAACACATTGAACAGTTGTGGATTGAAGTACCTACACTCTAATTTAATCTAATCTAAATGCAGAAAATTCATATctcgaaaatcaatattatgaaTGCCAGTCAAAAAGTTGAAAGTCTCCCTATTCTTCTTATTAATCTTTGTGATCCTTCGAATATTAAATTCTCTTACTTTAATTCCGATTCTTTCCACTCCAGAGATGACAGTCATAGATTGCGTTTCCAAAAACTCTGGAAAACTTAGTGGAAGTTCAGGTAGCACAAGGAAGCATCTTAGAAACTTTCCATTCAATTAATTGGAGAATCCTCTGACCTGATGTGTGTTTCTGACAGTTCCTTTCTACCGTGAAAGACTCAGTTACGTGCTCCAAGTATGAGGGAATCTGGATTATGGAAGAGATAACAGTTGCGTATCTAGAGATTACTGTATGTTAATGTTTCGGCAAAATGTCATCCACATAACCCTtatcaaacagaagatttccacatTATCACGCAGAAATCAAAATCGTAATTACCCAAGGAGTATGCACGCCatcgagggagagtagcgatataccggtttcacccttgttagggatcagcAGTACCGCATAATGGttaataaaatgaatttaaatgaatTAACATGGTGTTCCAGAAAAGTATAGTTTTAACTTCAACCCCTACAATCCTAGGAAAAGTGTTTTCAATTGTATCTAAGTTCAAAGTTATGAACTAGCATTAAATAAGTCTGCATTTCTTGACGTTTACGTGAAAACTGCTGGCCATGGGacattatatgttttttttaattcggtTTTTATGAGGTTTGACGTAAAAACTTTCTGGTCTTACAATGAACACAGTTGAATTGGAATAAAAAGTATTTTCCTTTGTATTCCTGGCAAAACCATTCCATTTCACTCCTCCAGTTCAACTTAGGTCTGCTCCTGTATCTCTTGTAATAAACCCCAAAGTTACGATTCTTCTGATTCTGAGCATCTCTGtttcatttatataattcttgaaatatttacGGTCTACGGCATATTTCACCGATAAAGCTTCGAATACCTATAAAATGTTATATGCGATATAAAACTGTACCGGGGGTGACATTTCCTATACGTATTATTATACTGTCCAAGTATTTTTCTATACAATTTCATGATCCTGTGATAAAAAGCCATCAGGTATCGATGAATAGATGGCGCTTCCCTTCTGATAGTTACTTTTGATGGCGTCAATTTCGATAAGGGATGAAGGCAGCAACCCTCCTGTCTGAATCGACGAATTTTTGCTTATATACAGTTATAAAAATTAACTATTTACATctccatatttattttttagtaAGCTCGATAAACTAATAACCTAACCAGATAACCCAGAGACCTGTCTATAGTAATATTCAATATGGTGGCGGTTGGCATATTATAAAAGTTTagtgagtctacttgatgaatgatattcaatgtaaatatcaagaaaatgacAACTTTCCTTCACAATAACATACTTACTGACTAAGAtattgcaacacccagaaggagctgtcaaaattttaatatttttttggtaaaacatagatagtatagcaaggagtgaataattgaa
This window contains:
- the LOC123682952 gene encoding neuropeptide CCHamide-1 receptor-like, with product MNTSLSESSAHLVVTTPFPNVSKNGSDIVVSETIDSIPLGDRPETYFVPILFFVIFVVGTLGNGTLVWIFMKHRTMRNVPNTYILSLAIADLLVIISSVPFTAVIYIVDHWPWGEMMCRISETAKDISVAVSIFTLTALSGDRFFAIVDPLKKFHTSGGGRKATRITLCIAVSIWGLAVLCATPAAIGSHIKDIYDEDLNINFSVCYPFPEHWLDGNYPRTVVLGKFLVLYVIPLAIIAIFYMNMANHLIISTRNVPGEAQGTQRQIKARKKVAITVLIFVVAFAICFLPFHMYLLFFYFYPNFNEVYNAFWNYFRIVAFCLFYLHSCSNPVALYWVSGAFRKHFNRYLLCIKTKRTRCNTCQTHHQTSMSMSTKRNQSMSCNKSPNYSMKKRPRNIENNQETSIILLPSGQDQACTKM